One window from the genome of Nicotiana tomentosiformis chromosome 5, ASM39032v3, whole genome shotgun sequence encodes:
- the LOC104118024 gene encoding 4-hydroxy-tetrahydrodipicolinate synthase, chloroplastic, producing the protein MSSSIIGRCHFVADSIEAAGTKRRTTRWRSPRAAVIPSFHLPMRSNEVKNRTFADDIKALRLITAIKTPYLPDGRFDLEAYDTLVNLQIENGAEGVIVGGTTGEGQLMSWDEHIMLIGHTVNCFGGSIKVIGNTGSNSTREAIHATEQGFAVGMHAALHINPYYGKTSLEGLISHFESVLPMGPTIIYNVPSRTGQDIPPRVIQTMAKSPNLAGVKECVGNDRVEQYTSDGVVVWSGNDDECHVSRWDYGATGVISVTSNLVPGLMRELMFGGKNPALNSKLMPLMEWLFHEPNPIALNTALAQLGVVRPVFRLPYVPLTKAKREEFVKIVKEIGRENFIGERDVQILDDNDFILVGRY; encoded by the exons ATGTCATCATCAATTATAGGTCGCTGCCATTTCGTAGCAGATAGCATTGAAGCTGCCGGAACGAAGAG GAGGACTACAAGATGGAGGTCCCCGAGAGCAGCAGTAATTCCAAGTTTTCATCTCCCAATGCGCAGTAATGAAGTTAAAAATAG GACGTTCGCCGATGACATAAAAGCACTTCGATTGATCACTGCAATCAAAACCCCATATCTACCGGATGGCAGATTCGATCTTGAGGCTTATGACACGTTAGTAAATTTGCAAATCGAAAATGGCGCTGAGGGTGTGATAGTTGGTGGCACTACAGGTGAAGGTCAATTGATGAGCTGGGATGAACACATCATGCTCATTGGTCACACAGTCAATTGTTTTGGAGGGTCCATCAAAGTCATCGGGAACACTGGAAGCAACTCCACAAGGGAAGCAATCCATGCAACTGAACAGGGATTTGCTGTAGGTATGCATGCAGCTCTTCACATTAATCCCTACTATGGCAAGACCTCCTTAGAGGGTTTGATTTCTCACTTTGAAAGCGTGCTCCCTATGGGCCCTACTATCATTTATAATGTGCCATCACGAACTGGTCAAGACATCCCTCCACGTGTAATTCAGACAATGGCAAAGAGCCCTAACCTTGCTGGTGTCAAAGAGTGTGTTGGAAATGATAGGGTGGAGCAGTATACAAGTGATGGGGTTGTCGTTTGGAGTGGCAATGATGATGAATGCCATGTTTCAAGGTGGGATTATGGTGCTACAGGAGTTATTTCTGTTACCAGCAACTTGGTTCCCGGTCTGATGAGAGAACTGATGTTTGGAGGAAAGAACCCTGCTTTGAACTCAAAGCTGATGCCTTTGATGGAATGGCTGTTTCATGAACCAAACCCCATTGCTCTAAATACAGCTTTAGCTCAACTTGGGGTTGTGAGGCCAGTCTTTCGCCTTCCATACGTTCCACTTACAAAGGCAAAGAGAGAGGAGTTTGTGAAAATTGTTAAGGAAATTGGACGAGAGAACTTTATAGGGGAGAGAGATGTCCAAATTTTGGATGACAATGATTTCATTTTGGTGGGTCGGTATTAG